The Verrucomicrobium spinosum DSM 4136 = JCM 18804 genome includes a region encoding these proteins:
- a CDS encoding HAD family hydrolase, producing the protein MLQLPDRKFSAYIFDCDGTLVDSMPLHYVCWIESLRLNGATYAFTEEEFYHFAGVKEYDTVVVLNGLHKVDVDPDAVVRLKAEMFEKRIPEIQRVNPVADLALSTFGKLPMAVASGSEEPIVHACLKHTGLFHLFPHIITPINVERGKPAPDMFLLAAERMGVPPEECLVFEDGRSGLEAAKAAGMEAVFVPRTLR; encoded by the coding sequence ATGCTGCAACTTCCTGACCGCAAGTTTTCCGCCTACATCTTCGACTGCGACGGCACGCTCGTTGACTCCATGCCGCTCCATTATGTCTGCTGGATTGAGTCCCTCCGGCTCAACGGTGCGACCTATGCCTTTACGGAAGAGGAGTTTTACCACTTCGCCGGGGTGAAAGAGTACGACACCGTGGTGGTTCTGAACGGCTTGCACAAAGTCGATGTGGATCCCGATGCTGTGGTGCGGCTCAAGGCCGAGATGTTTGAGAAGCGCATCCCGGAAATCCAGCGGGTCAACCCGGTGGCGGATCTCGCCCTCTCCACCTTTGGCAAGCTCCCCATGGCGGTGGCCTCTGGCAGTGAGGAGCCGATCGTGCACGCCTGCCTGAAACACACCGGCCTTTTTCACCTTTTCCCCCACATCATCACCCCCATCAACGTGGAGCGGGGCAAACCGGCTCCGGACATGTTCCTCCTCGCTGCAGAGCGCATGGGCGTGCCGCCGGAAGAGTGCCTGGTCTTTGAAGACGGGCGCAGCGGACTGGAGGCCGCCAAAGCCGCTGGCATGGAAGCGGTCTTTGTCCCGCGCACCCTCCGCTAA
- a CDS encoding CbiX/SirB N-terminal domain-containing protein, whose amino-acid sequence MIPDTDAALVIAGHGSTLNPDSSAPTHQHADEIRRRGIFAEVGCAFWKEEPSMREVFYQTTKPLVYVVPNFISEGYFCQEVLPRELRLTGPVTVREGVTYAYCDPVGIHPSMTRLLLARAEEVAPGVPRDQTCLIIVGHGTSLNENSRKAIEDQVKLIRDGGYGFAEVLDAYMEEEPLVAKWHELSTAPHVVVVPFFIADGLHSYQDIPVLLGMESEPTAALSQSEVFRHNPHALHGRSLYYSSAIGTEALMAEVILDQVKDFKAKHGSTLEAASGRSSPPPALPRVPFKIGQVSVSPAEEGTGWILSHVDDLGAVDLKIHTNPIEARTLSIYDDAGQFRPLKTAPTLRHGWKLVLEDDATLRLALDFLYPAALGLSRHHAAGTLEPVSLRQTLGRQTGMYRFSNKITDEQAQEMVACHCDAETKCIRRITWQLNLEQPLTLIEGNKRPDTVPAGEIPLLCVEACTHIVSAAREIARGGSVAGAHAHGHNHSH is encoded by the coding sequence ATGATTCCCGACACAGACGCAGCATTGGTGATCGCGGGTCACGGTTCAACCCTGAACCCGGACTCCAGTGCGCCCACGCACCAACACGCCGATGAAATCCGCCGTCGTGGAATTTTTGCGGAGGTAGGCTGCGCCTTTTGGAAAGAAGAGCCCTCCATGCGGGAGGTGTTCTACCAGACCACGAAGCCGCTGGTTTACGTGGTGCCCAACTTCATCAGCGAAGGGTATTTCTGCCAGGAGGTGCTACCTCGTGAACTCCGGCTGACCGGCCCGGTAACGGTCCGTGAAGGCGTCACCTATGCCTACTGTGACCCCGTCGGGATTCACCCTTCCATGACCCGTCTGCTGCTGGCCCGCGCCGAGGAGGTGGCTCCCGGCGTGCCGCGCGATCAGACCTGCCTCATCATTGTCGGCCACGGCACCAGCCTGAACGAGAACTCCCGCAAGGCGATCGAAGATCAGGTGAAACTCATCCGCGATGGTGGCTATGGTTTCGCCGAGGTGTTGGATGCCTACATGGAGGAGGAGCCTCTCGTCGCCAAATGGCACGAACTCAGCACCGCCCCTCATGTGGTGGTCGTGCCATTCTTTATTGCCGACGGCCTGCATAGCTATCAGGACATTCCGGTGCTGCTGGGCATGGAGAGCGAGCCCACCGCCGCCCTCAGTCAGAGCGAGGTCTTTCGCCACAATCCCCACGCCCTCCACGGCCGCAGCCTGTACTACAGCAGCGCCATCGGAACGGAGGCCCTCATGGCCGAGGTGATTCTGGATCAAGTAAAGGATTTCAAAGCCAAGCATGGCTCGACCTTGGAGGCAGCATCGGGCAGGAGCAGCCCCCCTCCAGCGCTCCCACGCGTGCCCTTCAAGATAGGCCAAGTCTCCGTGTCCCCCGCAGAAGAAGGAACAGGCTGGATCCTCAGTCATGTCGATGACCTGGGAGCTGTGGACCTCAAGATTCACACTAACCCGATCGAAGCCCGTACTCTGAGCATCTATGATGATGCGGGGCAGTTCCGCCCTCTCAAGACAGCCCCCACCTTGCGCCACGGCTGGAAGCTTGTGCTTGAGGATGACGCCACCCTCCGGCTGGCGCTGGATTTCCTCTACCCTGCTGCGCTCGGCCTCTCCCGGCACCACGCAGCAGGCACCCTGGAGCCCGTGTCATTGCGCCAGACATTGGGACGCCAGACGGGGATGTATCGCTTTTCCAACAAGATCACCGACGAGCAGGCCCAGGAAATGGTTGCTTGCCATTGTGACGCAGAAACCAAGTGCATCCGACGCATCACCTGGCAGCTCAATCTGGAACAGCCGCTGACACTCATCGAGGGCAACAAGCGGCCCGACACCGTGCCGGCGGGCGAGATCCCCTTGCTCTGCGTGGAGGCCTGCACCCACATTGTTTCCGCGGCCCGAGAGATCGCACGTGGCGGCAGCGTGGCCGGGGCCCATGCACATGGGCACAACCACAGTCATTGA
- a CDS encoding DUF6985 domain-containing protein — MPEHPAHLDMEPFPLLKWDSDCWTGGEVDLVSGCAGLTIFPPEDLPSLMPTEAQRATMAYHLEHGDVIQSAVLAALWPHYKSLRPRYASFLGHEADKLMPAVHAPSDLLALVDLRQVYLHPWTKEGASFVGFLFGCTWDQEHGLGVILAGDRVIEIGGADISFCFQPPPP, encoded by the coding sequence ATGCCTGAACATCCCGCCCATCTCGATATGGAGCCGTTTCCCTTGCTGAAGTGGGACAGCGACTGCTGGACCGGCGGGGAAGTCGATCTCGTTTCAGGCTGTGCGGGTCTCACCATTTTCCCTCCGGAAGATTTGCCTTCGCTCATGCCGACTGAGGCCCAGCGAGCCACCATGGCCTATCACTTGGAACATGGAGACGTGATACAGTCGGCGGTGCTTGCCGCGCTATGGCCTCACTACAAGTCCTTGAGGCCACGATATGCTTCGTTCCTCGGTCATGAAGCAGACAAACTCATGCCTGCCGTTCATGCTCCTTCAGACTTGCTCGCCCTCGTTGACCTTCGACAGGTGTATCTGCATCCGTGGACCAAGGAAGGCGCAAGCTTTGTGGGTTTCCTCTTTGGCTGCACTTGGGATCAAGAGCACGGTCTGGGAGTGATCTTGGCAGGTGATCGCGTCATCGAGATCGGCGGTGCCGACATCTCCTTCTGCTTCCAGCCTCCCCCACCATGA